One window of Watersipora subatra chromosome 3, tzWatSuba1.1, whole genome shotgun sequence genomic DNA carries:
- the LOC137390755 gene encoding probable serine/threonine-protein kinase nek3 produces the protein METAQEADTRAPQGAMAADSRQPVKPLQFNSTTVGMSQISPHDSLAVGSSNSKGGTGYFLRFNDTERHDSSPVKKEYKPLPVVKKPAASPKKPIASPKRPITSPKKTNSSPKKITSKSKETMITGKTTPLSKTTSSPKKTPPPTASKPKGYTAKQFSASTSAMPRTPKVFNHSTSVTKANSNAKSTVTSPKKQGPAVKPKPDMKAKSKIPSARASGFTTRGRAAKPIVKDGFRTRSVSPKVLKKEDVLASQQYREETITYVADKCSQLLKNLETDREHISKSLPMPSSSLISFEFNSPTILTNGSIATATDSGSAETDAAHFVNIETPVLSAVISYSNGPHLGSEVNTDEMDTKEAVSADIPTNTSPIADTDEKEKPIEEITSVQATNDIANDSPAASGSSQPIIFENLNKRTNNYSNNNSSDGSDSGETSRLVEARVFIDLDENNQVNNLPAHCPKDSDSELTSLKGAQEAEVEDSLNRRSQRNIPTEKMNQSVTVI, from the exons gaGGCTGATACAAGAGCACCTCAAGGAGCCATGGCTGCCGACAGCAGGCAGCCTGTAAAACCATTGCAATTCAATTCTACCACTGTTGGCATGTCTCAAATCAGCCCTCATGACTCTCTGGCTGTTGGCTCATCCAACTCAAAAGGTGGTACTGGCTATTTTCTGCGGTTTAACGACACGGAACGGCATGACTCATCTCCCGTAAAGAAAGAGTACAAACCTCTCCCCGTAGTTAAAAAACCTGCAGCATCACCCAAGAAGCCAATAGCTTCACCAAAAAGGCCAATTACTTCTCCAAAGAAGACTAATTCTTCCCCAAAAAAAATAACATCTAAATCCAAAGAGACAATGATCACTGGGAAAACAACTCCTCTATCTAAAACAACTTCCTCCCCTAAGAAAACTCCACCTCCAACTGCAAGCAAACCAAAAGGCTATACTGCTAAACAATTTTCAGCGAGCACTTCTGCAATGCCGAGAACACCGAAAGTGTTCAACCACAGCACCTCTGTCACTAAGGCAAACTCAAATGCAAAGAGCACTGTAACTTCTCCCAAAAAACAGGGACCAGCTGTTAAACCCAAGCCAGACATGAAGGCTAAAAGTAAAATTCCATCTGCTAGGGCCTCAGGCTTTACCACAAGAGGTAGAGCTGCTAAGCCAATTGTAAAAGATGGATTTAGAACTCGTAGTGTTTCTCCAAAGGTGCTGAAAAAAGAAGATGTTTTAGCATCGCAGCAATACAGAGAAGAGACCATTACTTATGTAGCTGACAAATGCAGCCAGCTGTTAAAAAACTTAGAGACAGACCGCGAACATATTTCCAAGTCGCTACCTATGCCATCTTCCTCATTAATTAGTTTTGAATTCAATTCACCAACCATATTGACTAATGGCAGCATTGCGACAGCAACAGATTCAGGAAGTGCAGAGACTGATGCTGCTCATTTTGTAAATATTGAGACTCCAGTTTTGTCAGCAGTTATATCTTATAGCAATGGGCCACATCTGGGGTCAGAGGTAAATACAGATGAAATGGATACCAAAGAGGCAGTTTCTGCAGACATTCCAACTAATACAAGTCCAATAGCTGATACGGATGAAAAGGAGAAGCCGATAGAGGAGATAACATCTGTTCAGGCTACTAATGACATTGCAAATGACAGTCCTGCGGCCAGTGGCAGTAGTCAGCCAATAATCTTCGAGAATTTGAACAAAAGAACAAACAATTATTCAAACAATAATTCGTCGGATGGCAGCGATAGTGGAGAGACTAGTAGACTAGTTGAGGCTAGGGTATTCATTGATTTAGACGAGAACAACCAAGTAAACAATTTGCCTGCTCATTGTCCAAAGGACAGTGATAGCGAGTTGACAAGTTTAAAAGGAGCGCAGGAAGCTGAAGTCGAGGACAGTCTAAACAGG CGCTCGCAGAGAAATATTCCAACGGAGAAAATGAACCAGAGCGTGACAGTAATATAG